One genomic window of Mus caroli chromosome 12, CAROLI_EIJ_v1.1, whole genome shotgun sequence includes the following:
- the Lbhd2 gene encoding LBH domain-containing protein 2 codes for MSTPQPTAPESPTEGPRGPAGKVGVREKGPRLCQRLPSIVVEPTEAGAVESGELRWPPEGTQRGTPQIQAAAAPSPSPPGKEADDDVIQGASSGHQAFPAPVTDAGVAGSTL; via the exons atgAGCACCCCACAGCCAACAGCACCAGAGAGCCCCACTGAGGGCCCCAGAGGCCCAGCAGGGAAG GTAGGTGTTCGGGAGAAGGGCCCTCGGCTCTGTCAGCGACTGCCCTCTATTGTGGTGGAACCCACTGAAGCGGGTGCTGTGGAAAGCGGGGAGCTGCGTTGGCCACCTGAGGGTACACAGAGAGGTACCCCTCAGATCCAGGCTGCTGCTG CTCCTTCCCCAAGTCCACCAGGGAAGGAAGCAGATGATGATGTCATCCAGGGTGCCagctctgggcaccaggcattccCTGCTCCAGTAACAGATGCGGGTGTGGCAGGCTCTACTCTCTGA